The genomic segment ATCCGACGACCCAGCAGCGGGTGCAGCGCGGAACGCACGGCCAGCGGCAGGCCCTTGCGGTGGGCGAAGTAGCCCAGGGCCATGCCCATCAGCACGTACATGCCCCAGCCGGTGATGCCGTAGTGGAACATCGTCCACACGGTCGCCTTGCGGGCAGACTCCAACGACTCGGCCTGCACCTGCGGCGGCAGCATGTACTGGCTGACCGGTTCGGCCACGGCGAAGAACATCACGTCGGTGCCGATGCCGGCGGCGAAGAGCATCGACGCCCAGGCGAAGGTGCTGAACTCGGGCCGGTCGGTGTCCTGCCCCAGCCGCACCCGGGAGTGCCGCACCCCCATCACGATGACGAAGGCCAGGACCGCCGTCGCGAGGGCGATGTAGAACCAGCCGAACCAGTCGGAGATCAGGGTCACCACGCGGCCCAACACCCGCAGCGCATGATCCGGAGCGCCCAGACCCCAGCCGGCGATGACGAGGGTCAGCAGGGCGGAGACGCCGAGCACCGGCCACTTGGGGCGCGGCTTCTCGACGACTCCACCGTCCGGACCGGCCTGCTCGCGTCCGACGGTCGCGGTGCTCATGCCCTTGCTTCCGTCTGACCTGCCCGCTCGATCGATGCGACGGCGGTCGGGATGTCCTGCACCGCATTCCATGCACTGTTGCGGGGATCACCCTCGGGGAAGACGGGCATGCCCTGACCGGCGCGGTAGACCGGCACGTCGGCCGGGGCCAGCGGGGTGTTGCCCAGGATCAGGTCGGCCGCCTTCTCCGCCACCATCATCACCGGCGCATAGATGTTGCCATTGGTGATGCTCGGGAAGACCGAGGCGTCGACCACGCGCAGGCCCTCGACGCCGTGCACCTTCAGGCTGTTCGGATCGGTGACGGACATCTCGCCGGTGCCCATCGCCGCGGTGCACGACGGGTGCAGCGCGGTCTCGGCATCCTTGGCCACCCAGTCGATGATCTCCTGGTCGGTCTGCACGTCGGCGCCGGGCGAGAGCTCGCCACCGTCGAAGGGGGCGAAGGCGGGCTGCGCCAGGATGTGGCGCGCGGCGCGGATCACCTGCACCCATTCCTGGCGGTCACGCTCGGTGGACAGGTAGTTGAAGCGGATCGACGGGTGGTTGAAGGGGTCGGCGTCCTTGATGGTCACGTCGCCCACCACGTCGGAGTTCATCGGCCCGACGTGCACCTGGTAGCCGTGGTCGCCGCCGGCGGCGGTGCCGTCGTAGCGGACCGCGATCGGCAGGAAGTGGAACATCAGGTTGGGGTAGGCCACCTTGTCGTCGGTGCGGATGAAGCCGCCGCCCTCGAAGTGGTTGGAGGCGCCCACACCGGTCTTCGCGAAGAGCCACTGGGCGCCGATCACGGGCGCCTTCCAGTAGGCCAGCCACGGCGCGATGGACACGGGCTGGGTGGAGGCGTGCTGGATGTAGACCTCCAGGTGGTCCTGCAGGTTCTGCCCGACGCCGGGCAGCTCGACGCGGGTCTGGACGCCCGCCTTGGCCAGCGCGGCAGGGTCACCGATGCCGGACAGCTGCATCACCTGCGGGCTGTTGAAGGCGCCGCCGCACAGGATGACCTCGCCGGCCTCGACGCTCTCGGGGCGCTTGCCGGGCATCTTCACGTAGTCGACGCCGGTCACCTTGTTGCCGTCCATCCGCAGGCCGGTGACGTGCGCCAGGGTCTCGACGAAGAGGTTCTTGCGGTTGCGAACCGGGGTCAGGTAGGCCCGCGACGCGCTCCAGCGACGGGTGTCCTTCACATTGCGGTCGAAGGGCGCGAAGCCCTCCTGGCGGTAGCCGTTGACGTCGTCGGTGGCGGGGAAGCCGGCCTGATTGGTGGCCTCGAAGAAGGCCTGGAAGAGCGGGCTGGTGGCCGGGCCGCGCTCCAGGTGCAGCGGGCCGGAGCCGCCGCGCCAGTCGTCGGCGCCGACGGTGCAGGTCTCCATCCGCTTGAAGTAGGGCAGGCAGTGCGCGTAGTCCCAGTGCTCCATGCCGGGCTGGGTGGCCCACTTGTCGTAGTCGCCGGCATTGCCGCGCTGGAAGATCATGCCGTTGATGGAGCTGGAACCGCCCAGCACCTTGCCGCGGGCGTGCTTGACGCGGCGGCCGCCCATGTGGGGCTCGGGCTCGGACTCGTAGGCCCAGTCGTAGAGGGGGTTGCCGCTGGGGAACATCAGGGCGGCAGGCATGTGGATCAGCGGGTCGACGCGCCAGTCTGCGCGGCCGGCCTCCAGCACCAGGACGGTGGTCTTCTTGTCTGCCGACAGGCGGTTGGCCATGACGGAGCCGGCGGATCCACCGCCGACGATGACGTAGTCGTAACGCTTCATGGGTTTCCTCATCTCGTTCGTACTGGTCAGGTCGTGAAGGTCAGGTCGTGGCCCCTCGACAGGCTCGGGGACCATGGAAGGGGGTCTCGTGGACCGTGGAAGGCGGTCTCGGGGACCGTGGAAGGGGGTTCAGGCGCGGCTGTCGGCGAACCAGCCGGCGCGGGCGGGCGCGGTGTTGTGCCAGATGTGCTTGGTCTCCTGGTACTCGTGCAGGCCGGCCAGGCCCAGTTCGCGGCCGATGCCGGACTGCTTCATGCCGCCCCACTCGGCGCCCGCGACATAGGGGTGGTAGTCGTTGATCCAGATGGTGCCGTGGCGCAGCCGCTTGGCCACCCGCTCGGCGCGGCCCGCATTCTCGGTCCACACGGCGCCGGCCAGGCCGTAGATGGTGTCATTGGCGATGGCGACGGCGGCGTCCTCGGCCTGTTCGCGGGTGGCGCCGGAGAAGGTCTCGACGGTGAGCACGGGCCCGAAGGACTCGTCCTGCACGCAGCGCATGTCACTGGTGCAGCCGTCGAGGATGGTCGGCAGGTAGTAGAAGCCCTTGTCCAGCTCGGGATCCTCGGGGCGCTTGCCACCCACCAGGAGCTTGGCGCCCTCGGCGACGGCGGCCTCGACGTAGGCCTCCACCTTCTCGCGGTGCGGCCCGCTGATCAGGGGGCCGGTCTCCGCATCCTCGTCGAAGGGGCCACCCAGCCGGATCTCGCCGGCGCGGCGCACCAGCTCGTCGACCACCTGGTCATGGATGGACTCCTCCACCACCAGCCGGGCGCCGGCGGAGCAGACCTGGCCGGAGTCCAGGAAGATCGCGGTCAGCGCATTGTCGATGGCGGCGTCCAGGTCCGCGTCGGCGAAGACCACGTTCGGATTCTTGCCACCCAGCTCCAGGGCGACGCGCTTCACGGTGGGGGCGGCGGCGGCCATGATGCCCCGGCCGGTCTGCAGGCCACCGGTGAAGCTGACCAGGTCGACGTCGGGGTGGCTGGTCATGGTGGCACCGACGGTGGCGCCGGGCCCGAGCACCAGGTTGGCCACGCCCTTGGGCAGGCCCAGGCGCTCCAGCGCACCCATCAGCCAGATGGCGGTGGACGGGGTGAGCTCGCTGGGCTTGAGGACGAAGGTGTTCCCGGCCGCAAGGGCGGGGGCGACCTTCCAGGAGGTCTGCAGCAGCGGGTAGTTCCAGGGGGTGATCATGCTGCACACGCCCACCGGCTCGGCGACGACGCGCGAGGAGACGCCGGGCATTCCGGGGTCCACGACGCGGCCCTGTTCTGCGGCGGCGAGGGTGGCGAAGTGCCGGAAGACGCTGATGATGTCGTCCATGTCGAGGCGGGCCTCGAGCATGCGCTTGCCGGTGTCGAGGGCCTCCAGGCGGGCCACCTCCTCCTTCTCCTGCTCAAGCAGGTCGGCGAGGCGGTGCAGCAGGAGACCACGCTCGGGGCCGGGGGTGGCGGGCCAGGTTCCCTCGTCGAAGGCCTTGCGAGCCGCGGCAATGGCGAGTTCGGCGTCGGCCTCGGCGCCCTCGGGGACGCTCGCGACGACGGTCTGGTCGGCGGGGCAGGCGATCTCCCGCACCTCGCCCGAAAGCGCGTCGACCCACTGTCCGTCGATGTACATCTGCGGCATGGCTGCTCCTCAAGCTGATGACGTGTTCCGTAACGACCGTTTCACTGAAACGGTCGTTACGTCAAGGTCTAGGATGACGACATGGCCACCAGGACACCCGTGCACGACCGCCTGCTCGACGCAGCGGACGAGCTCTTCTTCCAGGTGGGAGCCGTCGCAACCCCCGTCGATGCGATCCTCGGAAAGGCCGGCGCCTCGCCGGCCAGCCTCTACGCCCACTTCGGCAACAAGGACGGGCTGCTCGCCGCCGCCCTGGAACGACGGCTCACCGAATGGACCGAGGTCTGGGACGCCGCGATCGAACGTTCCGCCACCCCTCAGGAGCGGCTGCTGGCCATCTTCGCCGCGCTGCGCACCTACCAGGCCGAGCGAATGACCGAACGCTGGTGCTCCTTCAGCGGCACAGCGGCAACCCTGCCCACCCCGACGAAGGCCATCGCCGACATCCTGCGCCGGGAGACCACCCTGCTCCAGGAACGTTGTCTGTGCTTCGCCACCGAGGTCACCGCAGAACACGCCGAGGAGCTGGCCCGCGGCATCGTGATCAGCTACACCGGGGCGCTGGCCATGATGCTGCGCGTGCCGTGGCAGCAGGCGATCGACGACGGCGAGGCCACCGCCCGGCTGCTCGTCGGGGCCCTCACCCAAAACTGAGAGCCCACAGGAGCCCTCGCGGGAATTGGAACGTGCCAAGCCTTGTTTTGGCTCTCAGTTTTGGAGCCGGGCGGCCGCCATCAGGAGCCGGGCCACCCCGGACCCATCCGGTAGCCTCGAAGGGTGACCATCACCGTGCGCCAGATCACCGCCGCCGAGCACCTCGCCTTCGTCGAGGCCAAGGCCGCGGACCAGGACTTCCCCACCACCGTGAGCTTCCTGCAGCTGCCCGCCTGGGCGAAGGTGAAGCCGGAGTGGGGCCACGAGTCGCTGGGTTTCTTCGACGGCAGTGAGCTGGTGGGCGCCGGCCTGGTGCTCTACCGCGAGATGCCCAAGGTCAAGCGATCCCTCGCCTACCTGCCCGAGGGCCCGGTGATCGACTGGCTGCGTCCCGACCTCGACGGGTTCCTGACCGCACTGGCCCAGCACGCCAAGGCCAAGGGCGCCTTCGGCGTGCGGATCGGCCCGACGGTCGTCGAGCGCACCTGGGGCCCGGACACCATCAAGACCGCCATCGCCGACGAACACCTCACCACCCTCAGCCAGGCAGCCCCGGATGCCACCCACCGCGACGTGGTGAGGGTCTCGGACACCCTGCACCGGCTCGGCTGGAAGGCCCCCAAGGACGGCGAGGGCTTCGCCGCCGGACAGCCCAAGTTCAACTTCCAGCTGCCGCTGGCCCACGAGGACGGCACACCGAAGAGCGCCGACGAGGTGCTCAAGGGCATGAACCAGCTGTGGCGCCGCAACATCAAGAAGGCCGACAAGGCGGGCGTCGAGATTGTGCGCGGAACCCGTGACGACCTGGCCGCCTTCCACGAGGTCTACCTGGTCACCGCCGAACGTGACGGCTTCCACCCCCGCCCGCTGGGCTACTTCCAAACCATGTGGGACGCCCTCAACGGAGAGAGGGAAGACCGGATGCGCGTCTACCTGGCCCGCCACGAGGACGACGTGGTGGCCGCCACCACCTGGATCCAGGTGGGCAGGCACGCCTGGTACTCCTACGGCGCCAGCTCCAACGAGAAGCGCGAGGTGCGCGGCAGCAACCGCATCCAGTGGCAGATGATCCAGGACTCCCTGGCTGTGGGCACGAGCGTCTACGACCTGCGAGGCATCACCGAGGGCATCGCCGCCGACGACCCGGAGATCGGCCTGATCCAGTTCAAGGTGGGCACCGGCGGCCAGGCCGTCGCCTACCCCGGCGAGTGGGACCTGCCGATCAACAAGCCGCTCTACCTGGCCTTCGACGCATACATGAACCGACAGAAGATCAAGGGGGCCGTGGCCAGCAAGGCATCCTCCGTGAAGGCGCTGGTCAAGGGCCTCGACAAGCTCGGCCGTCGGAGCGGGCGATGAGCGTCGCGCTGACCATCGAGACCGAGGCCTGGCGCAAGCACCTGCGCAGCATCGCCGACGCCACCCCCGGCCTGGTACCCGTCGCCAAGGGGAATGGCTACGGCTACGGCCTGGAACGCCTGGCGCAGGAGGCGATCCTGCTCGGTGCCGACGTGATCGCCGTCGGCACCCAGCCGGAGGTCGCGAAGGTCCGCGCCGGTGGCTGGTCCGGCAGCATCGTCGTACTCACCCCGTGGAGCCCTCACGACGGCGACGAGGTGCTGCGCGAGGAGCAGGTGATCAGCACCATCTCCCGGCTGGACGACCTGGATGCCGCGCGTGCCGTGAACCCGCAGGCCCGGATCGTGCTGGAGGTGATGACCTCCATGCGTCGCCACGGGCTGGCCATCGAGGACCTTCCGCGCGTCGCCGACCGTCTCGGCGAGATGCACGTCGAGGGGTGGACCGTCCACCTGCCGATGGTGGCCGATGACCGGCTCGGAGAGGCGCGGGCCCTGGCGGCCGCCGCCCTGGCCGCGCACCGCGCGCCGCTGTGGCTGTCCCACCTGCTGGCCGCCGAGTACGACACCCTGCGCGAGGAGGTCAGCGTCCCCACCCGCCTGCGGGTCGGCACCAAGCTGTGGCTCGGCGCCCCGAAGACCCGTCGCACCACCGCCCGCGTGCTGGACATGCACAAGGTGCGGCGTGGCGAACGGATCGGCTACTGGCAGCGCCGGATGCCCACCGACGGCTGGGTGGTGGTGGTCAGCGGCGGCACCGCCAACGGCATCGCCCTGGAGGCCCCGACCTCGGCCGCGAAGCTTCGCCAGCGCGCCATCACCCTGGTCTCAAGCTCCATGGAGGCCCTGGGCTTTGCGCTCAGCCCCTACACCGTGTCCGGCAAGAAGCGCTTCTTCGTCGAGCCCCCGCACATGCAGTCCTCGCTGGTCTTCCTGCCCGGCGCCGGCTCGGTGGCAGTGGGCGACGAGGTTCCCGTCGAGCTGCGCCTGACGACGGCGACGGTGGACGAGATCCGCGGCTGAGTCACTCGTCCCGCACGGTGGGGACCCTCACGGGTTCCGGGTTGCGGTCCCGCAGGATCGCCAGGGCACTGAAGACCAGGCCCACTGCAAGCCACAACATCAGGGCCAGGAAGCTGGTGACGGTGCCGGGCGCTCCGGTCATCACGCCCCGCACGGTCTCGACGGCCGGTGTCAGCGGCGAGAGCAGCCGCAGGACCTCCATGGCCGGGGGGTAGGCCCGGGTGAGGATCGTCGCGCCGGCAACCAGGGCGCAGACCGCGGCCACCAGCCGGCCGAAGACCCGTAGGAAGGCCACCAGGCTGTGGTTGATGGCCGCGAAGGTCAGGCTGGCGATGACGAGTACTGCGGTGACTGCCGCCCAACGCCCCGCCGACATGTGAAGGGCAGCCTGTCCGACGGCGCTGACCGCCAGCGCCTGTGCGACGGCGGCCGTGGCGGCGGGCGCCATCTCCTGCACCAGCAGGGCACCGGGGCGGGCCGTCGAGGTGCGCACCTTGGTGCTGACCGGGTTGAGGGCGCTGTGCAGGGCCATCGCACCCGCCCACAGGGACAGCAGCATCAGCATGCTCACCCACCCGACATTGCGGAATTGCTGGCTCTGGGCCGTGTCGATCGGCTTGCCGACGACGTCGGTCAGGCGCTGGCGCTCCCCCATGTCATAGGTGGGCATGTCCGCCTTGGCAGTGGACACCTTGCGGGCCACGGTCTGGGTGCGGCGGGTCTGCTCCCTGGCGTCCTGGGCGACGGCGGTGGTGCTGCCGTTGACCAGACCGCTGGCCTGCTGCAGGCCACTGATCTGGCGCTGGAGCTCCGCACTGCGGCTGGCGGCGGTCTGCGCATCGGTGGCGGCCTGACCCGCCGCCGTCGACAGCTCGGCGATGGTCCGGTCCAGCGTCGCGGCGCGGGTGGCCAGACGGGTGGCATTGTCGCTGATGGCGCCGGTGTCCTCGCCCAGCGAGCTGGCCTGTCCCTGGAGGCCGGTCATCGTGGTGCCGAGACCGGTC from the Luteococcus japonicus genome contains:
- a CDS encoding TetR/AcrR family transcriptional regulator, which produces MATRTPVHDRLLDAADELFFQVGAVATPVDAILGKAGASPASLYAHFGNKDGLLAAALERRLTEWTEVWDAAIERSATPQERLLAIFAALRTYQAERMTERWCSFSGTAATLPTPTKAIADILRRETTLLQERCLCFATEVTAEHAEELARGIVISYTGALAMMLRVPWQQAIDDGEATARLLVGALTQN
- a CDS encoding lipid II:glycine glycyltransferase FemX, which produces MTITVRQITAAEHLAFVEAKAADQDFPTTVSFLQLPAWAKVKPEWGHESLGFFDGSELVGAGLVLYREMPKVKRSLAYLPEGPVIDWLRPDLDGFLTALAQHAKAKGAFGVRIGPTVVERTWGPDTIKTAIADEHLTTLSQAAPDATHRDVVRVSDTLHRLGWKAPKDGEGFAAGQPKFNFQLPLAHEDGTPKSADEVLKGMNQLWRRNIKKADKAGVEIVRGTRDDLAAFHEVYLVTAERDGFHPRPLGYFQTMWDALNGEREDRMRVYLARHEDDVVAATTWIQVGRHAWYSYGASSNEKREVRGSNRIQWQMIQDSLAVGTSVYDLRGITEGIAADDPEIGLIQFKVGTGGQAVAYPGEWDLPINKPLYLAFDAYMNRQKIKGAVASKASSVKALVKGLDKLGRRSGR
- a CDS encoding alanine racemase, encoding MSVALTIETEAWRKHLRSIADATPGLVPVAKGNGYGYGLERLAQEAILLGADVIAVGTQPEVAKVRAGGWSGSIVVLTPWSPHDGDEVLREEQVISTISRLDDLDAARAVNPQARIVLEVMTSMRRHGLAIEDLPRVADRLGEMHVEGWTVHLPMVADDRLGEARALAAAALAAHRAPLWLSHLLAAEYDTLREEVSVPTRLRVGTKLWLGAPKTRRTTARVLDMHKVRRGERIGYWQRRMPTDGWVVVVSGGTANGIALEAPTSAAKLRQRAITLVSSSMEALGFALSPYTVSGKKRFFVEPPHMQSSLVFLPGAGSVAVGDEVPVELRLTTATVDEIRG
- the betA gene encoding choline dehydrogenase — protein: MKRYDYVIVGGGSAGSVMANRLSADKKTTVLVLEAGRADWRVDPLIHMPAALMFPSGNPLYDWAYESEPEPHMGGRRVKHARGKVLGGSSSINGMIFQRGNAGDYDKWATQPGMEHWDYAHCLPYFKRMETCTVGADDWRGGSGPLHLERGPATSPLFQAFFEATNQAGFPATDDVNGYRQEGFAPFDRNVKDTRRWSASRAYLTPVRNRKNLFVETLAHVTGLRMDGNKVTGVDYVKMPGKRPESVEAGEVILCGGAFNSPQVMQLSGIGDPAALAKAGVQTRVELPGVGQNLQDHLEVYIQHASTQPVSIAPWLAYWKAPVIGAQWLFAKTGVGASNHFEGGGFIRTDDKVAYPNLMFHFLPIAVRYDGTAAGGDHGYQVHVGPMNSDVVGDVTIKDADPFNHPSIRFNYLSTERDRQEWVQVIRAARHILAQPAFAPFDGGELSPGADVQTDQEIIDWVAKDAETALHPSCTAAMGTGEMSVTDPNSLKVHGVEGLRVVDASVFPSITNGNIYAPVMMVAEKAADLILGNTPLAPADVPVYRAGQGMPVFPEGDPRNSAWNAVQDIPTAVASIERAGQTEARA
- a CDS encoding aldehyde dehydrogenase family protein, with amino-acid sequence MPQMYIDGQWVDALSGEVREIACPADQTVVASVPEGAEADAELAIAAARKAFDEGTWPATPGPERGLLLHRLADLLEQEKEEVARLEALDTGKRMLEARLDMDDIISVFRHFATLAAAEQGRVVDPGMPGVSSRVVAEPVGVCSMITPWNYPLLQTSWKVAPALAAGNTFVLKPSELTPSTAIWLMGALERLGLPKGVANLVLGPGATVGATMTSHPDVDLVSFTGGLQTGRGIMAAAAPTVKRVALELGGKNPNVVFADADLDAAIDNALTAIFLDSGQVCSAGARLVVEESIHDQVVDELVRRAGEIRLGGPFDEDAETGPLISGPHREKVEAYVEAAVAEGAKLLVGGKRPEDPELDKGFYYLPTILDGCTSDMRCVQDESFGPVLTVETFSGATREQAEDAAVAIANDTIYGLAGAVWTENAGRAERVAKRLRHGTIWINDYHPYVAGAEWGGMKQSGIGRELGLAGLHEYQETKHIWHNTAPARAGWFADSRA